One Delphinus delphis chromosome 16, mDelDel1.2, whole genome shotgun sequence genomic window, CACTGAAGTCCCCAAAGGGTATATGTTTCAACCTAGATAAGAGAATATGAGGTTGAGAAATCAGAGGGGTCTGGGCCGTGGGCCACAGCGCAGGGACTGGTGGGTAGTGGAAGTGTTCCACGCATCACAACAGCTGATGGGGAGACACAGGGCGTCAGGTGTGGGAACTGGGACAGCACTGCGAGGAGGCGAGGCACTTCCTAGTGCTGAGGCATAGGGGCATTCTGAGGGCGCAGGGGCTTATGTGGACCAAGGACCAGACAGATGATATCACTGGGAACCCCGCATGTCCAGGGCAACTCTGCAGCTCTGAGCAGTAATCAAGGTCCATCAGGAGAGTCAGAGAGAACCACATTTGCTCTTGTGGTtggaaggtggggaagggggccCTGCCCAGAAACTAGAAAACCCCGCAGAAGTGGACAGACAGAGCCATGAAAGGATATGGCAGGAAAGAAGAGCAGAGAGGGGGCTGAGCAAGTGCGAGGCTGCATTAAAGGACAAGTGTGTAGGGAGTAGGAAACACACTCCAACCTCGGGGACCCTTATGACCTGGGGCCTGGGCAGTGGCTCTAGACAAGTGAAGGGCAGAATGGCAGGCTTGCAGCTGGCCTCACACCTGCTTGGCACAAGTGGGGGTTTTTGTTGGCCTGCCCCTCTTCTTGCTGGGGATCTCTCTACAGGGCTTCCACCTTATCTAGACGAGGAGCTCCAGAGCACACTCCTTGAGATCAACCATCAAATCCTGAAGATGACGCGCGGTAAGGGGATCCCTTGGGGCCCTCTAAGGGTAGGGGGTTCCCATAAGTTCTCCTCGTTCTCAGCATCAGGCTCCAGACTCTAGAGACTTGACAAACAAGTGTGGACATGGAGGTCCTTGTTCAGATGTTCCTGAACGGCTCAGAGGAGACCGAGGTAGATGTGGATTCTCTCCCTATGTCCTGGGGAAGCAATGTTCCTGGCTGTACTGCTTTCTGTTGAATCCCAGGAAATTGCACAGTTTCAGGCACATAATAGACGGTCAATAAGTAATTGttaaatgggtgaatggataattAGATGATGGGAGCATGGAGGGGAATCCAGAAAGACTAGGattggaagagggagggaagaaggagagagaggaagaggtgaAGAGATTGCAAAGCGCATAAAGGCAGAGAGcataaagggaaggaaaaggacttGGAAACAAAGAGGCCTGTGGCCTGACCCGGATTCCTCTGCTGTCAGTCCTCAGTCTGCAGGGGTCCATGCTGGCAGTGGGAGAGAAGGTCTTCGCCACCAGTGGGCAGTCGGTCAATTTTGATGCCATTAGAGAGTCGTGTGCCAGAGCAGGTGGACGCATTGCTACCCCAAGGAGTCTAGAGGAGAATGAGGCCATTGCAAACATCGTGAAGAAGCACAATACTTATGCTTACCTGGGCCTGACTGAGGGTCCCACTGCTGGAAACTTCCACTACCTGGATGGAAACCCTGTGGATTACACCAACTGGTACCCAGGGGAGCCCGGGGGTTGGGGCAAAGAGAAGTGTGTGGAGATGTACACAGATGGCCGGTGGAATGACAAGAACTGCCTGCAGTCCCGACTGGCCATCTGCGAGTTTTGAGCAGGCACCACGGCCACAGGATGGAGAGGGTCCTGCCTTGCCTTTCAGCCCACGTCCTGGGGAATCCACCTGGTCTATGAGGTGCTGTAACACCTTTGTAGCTATAAGAGTTGGAGGTATCTTAGCCACGGCACTCCCCGCTGGGCCCTGACTCCTCCCCCTTGATTACTAATCAGTCTGACTCCCCCCGGAGCCCCTTCTCAGCTTTGCACTCTAGACAGCCACTCTAACTTCGCCCTTTGGCAAGAGAGGGaggcttctttcttcctcttcttgtccAACTCCTTCATTTATAGATGGCAACAGTGAAGTCCTGGGATGGAGGTTCCCTCCGAAAGCACACACAGGGTGCCTGCTGCCTGGCCCCTCTACTCTTTCTTTGCAGCCCACTGCCTGCCCAGCCTTATCAAGACTTAGCAGTGCCACTCAAGCATGATGAGAGATGGGTGGACTTCTGGGAAATCCCGAATGTGTGGAGCTAAGGATACATTCGGGATTGTCTGGCAGCCTGAGGTCTGTGGGGCACATCTGCTCAGGCTCTCCATGAGGTCAGAGGGCCGGGTGGCGCCCCAGCATGGAGGAGGCCACCCCACCCCTAGTGATTGGCATGTATTATCCACTCCCTTGACTCTGGGGGTACCAACTCAACTCCCTGGCCTAAAAGCAGCCAGTCTATGCCTCTAGGGAAGATCTCACTCCCACCTCAGGCATTACCCAAGTAACTTCCTGCTGATGAACACATCCCCACCACTTCAGACCTCAGtgaagtgtttattgagcatatactataTACCAAGCACCTTGACAAGCACTTCCAAGACATCTTATAAACTACGATTTAATCTTCACACAGTGCCATGGAACGagcattattttccccattttttataCAAGAACACTGAAACTTAAAGAAGTTAAATGTTTTGAGTTTTGTTACACGGAGCAAGTGACAGAGGCTGTTTTCAAACCCATCTACCTGAACCTGAAGCTTATGCTCATCACCACCCCATCCTCTCACTGAGCAGAGATGATTCAAGTGTAATAAATCATGAATATGTTAACATGAGTTTCCATTGCTTTggtttcaagaaatatttctgtGATTTTAGAAATCAAGTTAACTCTGGCTCTGAGGCCCCACTTACCTGAAAAGTGGAAAGTTCAATCTCAGGTTAAGCTTTCTTTGTTGGGTGGAAGGGGCAACCTGCTCCCACCCTCAGGTTGTATGGGCAGATGGGGGGTTACAGAAATGTCTGGAGGAACAGAGGAGCATTAGTGTTGATGGCTGGCATCCAGATAGCTCCTGATCTAAGTCTACATGTTCCATTTGAGGGTGGTGATATCATGCCTTCCGTTCCCCACTCAGCCCCCTGGATGTTTGCCATGGCCCAACAGTGGTGGCATTCAGGGCTCTGTGAGCCACCTCAGTCTCAGGACTGCATGGAAAGGGACCATGGCCCCCATGTCCCAAGGCTGTGTGGGAATTGGATCATGTCTCTACTTGCTTGAGGAGGTGACCATATCTATGTCACATCTCCAGAAAGGTCCCCACTTCTCCCACCTTCACGTAATGCCCTCCCTCACCGCATATACTTCTTTTTCGGGACAAGAGGAAGTTCTGGATCACAATCCACAAAACCAGATGGGAACGAGCAGAActatttctcattctttcatgAATGTCAATTTTTAATCTGGTCACCCTGCCACATGAGCTTAGGGCCCAGCACACAAATTATTGAGCCTTCCCCAAAATTCAAAGAAGTACGGAGAAACATATTTCCCGTATTTTACGGAGGAACAGTCTAAGTCTCTGAAAATCGTTGTCTTCTCATTTCTTGTTaggtttatttttacttcctttatGGTGTTATTTGCGattgttattatattatttttatcacattttaaattaattattgctGGTTTATAAGAAaactattgatttatttttggttgaTTGTATGTCCAGCCATCATTTTGGATTCTCACTTTCCCTCTAATATTTCTAATAATTGATtctcacattttataaatatatgcttATATTTACAAATGACAGAAATTTTGCCTGTTCCTcatgatatttatatttcttatatatcaTTCTTATCTTTTTGTAGGGGCCAGGAGACCCTATATATTGTTGAAGACACTCAGTGATAAATGTTATCGTTAGGGGCGCATTGAATGTATCATGAGAACATTTCCAGTATTTCAGCATGGAGTTGCTTGTTTTAGGTTTCTGATGCCTTTTATCAAGGCAAAGTTCCCTCTTTTTCATAGTTTGCTGAGATTCATTTTCATCATGAATGTGTACTGAGCTTTATCGGGTGATTTCTTTGGCATTTCCTTTAAGCTGTTAACATCAAAAGGGTGTCAAGTGTGAGCTGAGTCATTTCTTGTTCCTGGGTACTGGCATCTAGAGCCCACAGGTGAGAGTAAAAGGGTCATCTTTTAATGAGTCCAGGGGGTTCCAGGGACCCCACCATGGAACCTGCAAGGTGAGGACCATTCAACGTGAGTGGTTTAGTAATTCGCATTCTGTTGGTCAGTATAAGGAAGACTAAAGAGGCGAAAGCAAGCTGACCTTCCATGGGTGACATCTGTACTCTCACAAT contains:
- the LOC132439890 gene encoding pulmonary surfactant-associated protein A-like: MLLCSLTLTLIWMVVSGLDYNMKEVCLGSPGTPGTPGSHGLPGRDGRDGIKGDPGPPGPMGPPGGMPGPPGRDGMIGAPGLTGERGEKGEPGERGPPGLPPYLDEELQSTLLEINHQILKMTRVLSLQGSMLAVGEKVFATSGQSVNFDAIRESCARAGGRIATPRSLEENEAIANIVKKHNTYAYLGLTEGPTAGNFHYLDGNPVDYTNWYPGEPGGWGKEKCVEMYTDGRWNDKNCLQSRLAICEF